The Struthio camelus isolate bStrCam1 chromosome 5, bStrCam1.hap1, whole genome shotgun sequence genome has a segment encoding these proteins:
- the ALKBH1 gene encoding nucleic acid dioxygenase ALKBH1 translates to MAKMAAGAAAALTREGGEDAFRRLFRFYRQRDASDLRGVVDFSVPGGQVFRSQLSVSSVSDQDAYRAGLQPVSQWKAYGLTGYPGFIFIPNPFLPGCQRHWVKQCLKLYTQKPNVCNLDLHMAPEETIDLWGQSKEQLRRKGSGKKEPRSLLEKLRWVTLGYHYNWDTKKYSASHHTPFPLDLAFLSEQVAAACGFRGFQAQAGILNYYHFDSSLGIHVDESELDHSRPLLSFSFGQSSIFLLGGLKREEAPTAMFMHSGDIMVMSGFSRLLYHAVPRVLPNPEGTALPSCLDQALSSDLPVGSVIEHSSEEDWQVCAKYLQSSRINITIRQVLSEGQKFPEESGTNAKGQAPPEDSHHQENSRAKRHKPNTDS, encoded by the exons atGGCCAAAatggcggcaggggcggcggcggccctcacgcgggagggcggggaggaCGCCTTCCGCCGGCTTTTTCGGTTCTACCGGCAGCGGGACGCGTCGGACTTGCGGGGCGTGGTGGATTTCTCCGTGCCGGGGGGGCAG GTGTTCAGATCACAGCTCAGTGTTTCTTCAGTCAGTGATCAAGATGCCTACAGAGCAGGATTACAGCCAGTTAGCCAGTGGAAAGCCTATGGCCTCACTGGCTATCCGG GGTTTATTTTCATACCAAACCCTTTCCTTCCGGGCTGTCAGCGTCACTGGGTGAAACAGTGTCTCAAGCTGTACACCCAGAAACCCAATGTCTGCAACCTGGACCTGCACATGGCTCCTGAGGAGACCATTGATCTGTGGGggcagagcaaggagcagctgag AAGGAAAGGCTCCGGTAAAAAGGAGCCCAGAAGCTTATTGGAGAAGCTGCGCTGGGTGACCCTTGGTTACCATTATAATTGGGATACCAAG aAGTACTCAGCAAGTCACCACACTCCTTTCCCCTTAGACCTTGCATTCTTGTCAGAACAAGTGGCTGCAGCATGCGGGTTCCGGGGTTTTCAGGCCCAAGCGGGGATCTTGAACTACTATCACTTTGATTCTTCACTGGGAATTCATGTGGATGAGTCTGAGTTAGACCATTCTCGTCCCCTTTTATCATTCAG TTTTGGGCAATCGTCCATATTTTTGCTTGGGGGCCTGAAGCGGGAGGAAGCCCCAACAGCAATGTTCATGCACAGTGGAGACATCATGGTGATGTCTGGCTTCAGCCGCTTGCTGTACCATGCTGTGCCCCGGGTCCTCCCCAACCCTGAAGGGACAGCTTTGCCTTCATGCCTGGACCAAGCACTTTCTTCAGACCTTCCTGTTGGCTCAGTCATTGAGCACAGCTCTGAGGAGGATTGGCAGGTCTGTGCCAAGTATTTGCAGTCTTCCCGCATTAATATAACTATCAGGCAGGTACTGTCTGAGGGTCAGAAATTTCCAGAGGAATCTGGGACAAATGCAAAGGGCCAAGCACCCCCTGAAGACAGTCACCACCAGGAGAACAGCAGAGCCAAGAGACACAAACCAAATACAGACAGCTGA
- the SLIRP gene encoding SRA stem-loop-interacting RNA-binding protein, mitochondrial, with translation MAAAGAVRAASGRSRKLFDIFVAEVPWTVSSKELKEYFSQFGSVQRCQLPFDRDTGFHKRYCWIKFSTPEDVQNVLQKDSHILEGAKLSLRQQRGRRRIQPKEDSE, from the exons atggcggcggccggcgcggtgCGGGCGGCGAGCGGGCGCTCCAGGAAGCTCTTCGACATCTTCGTGGCCGAGGTCCCGTGGACGGTGTCGAGCA AGGAGCTCAAGGAGTATTTCTCTCAGTTCGGGTCTGTGCAGAGGTGCCAGCTGCCGTTT GACCGAGACACAGGCTTTCACAAACGCTATTGCTGGATTAAATTCTCGACTCCAGAAGATGTTCAGAACGTGCTTCAGAAGGACTCCCACATACTTGAGGGTGCCAAG CTCTCCCTCAGACAGCAGCGAGGTAGAAGACGCATTCAGCCAAAAGAAGACTCAGAGTGA